A part of Salvelinus alpinus chromosome 5, SLU_Salpinus.1, whole genome shotgun sequence genomic DNA contains:
- the LOC139575508 gene encoding myoblast determination protein 1 homolog 1, protein MELPDIPFPITSPDDFYDDPCFNTSDMHFFEDLDPRLVHVGLLKPDSDPHHKEDEHIRAPSGHHQAGRCLLWACKACKRKTTNADRRKAATMRERRRLSKVNDAFETLKRCTSTNPNQRLPKVDILRNAISYIESLQGLLRGAGQESNYYPVMDHYSGDSDASSPRSNCSDGMMDFNGPSCPPTRRNKYDSTYFNETPNDSRHKKNSVISSLDCLSNIVERITTETSACPAVQDGSEGSSPCSPGDGSIGSENGAPIPSPINCVPAMHDPNTIYQVL, encoded by the exons ATGGAGTTGCCGGATATTCCTTTCCCTATCACCTCTCCAGATGACTTCTACGACGACCCTTGCTTCAACACCAGCGACATGCATTTCTTTGAGGACCTGGACCCGAGACTCGTTCATGTGGGTCTCCTCAAGCCGGACTCCGACCCCCATCACAAAGAGGACGAGCACATCCGGGCACCGAGTGGGCACCACCAGGCCGGCAGGTGCCTCCTGTGGGCCTGCAAAGCCTGCAAGAGGAAGACCACCAACGCTGATCGCAGGAAAGCGGCTACCATGCGGGAGAGAAGGCGACTGAGCAAAGTGAACGACGCCTTCGAGACACTGAAGAGATGTACGTCCACTAACCCAAACCAGAGGCTGCCCAAAGTGGATATCCTGCGGAATGCCATCAGCTATATTGAGTCTCTCCAAGGCCTGCTTCGTGGGGCCGGACAGGAGAGCAACTATTACCCGGTGATGGATCACTATAGCGGGGACTCGGATGCGTCCAGTCCCCGCTCCAACTGCTCAGACGGAATG ATGGATTTCAATGGCCCGTCTTGTCCACCAACACGGAGAAACAAGTATGATAGCACCTACTTCAACGAAACACCAAATG ATTCCAGACACAAGAAGAACTCTGTTATTTCCAGTTTGGACTGCCTGTCAAACATCGTGGAGCGCATCACCACGGAAACCTCTGCCTGTCCCGCTGTTCAGGACGGTTCCGAGGGTAGCAGCCCCTGTTCTCCCGGAGATGGTTCCATAGGGAGTGAGAACGGAGCCCCCATCCCGTCCCCGATCAACTGCGTCCCCGCCATGCATGACCCAAACACCATCTACCAGGTGTTGTGA